One genomic window of Monodelphis domestica isolate mMonDom1 chromosome 1, mMonDom1.pri, whole genome shotgun sequence includes the following:
- the LOC103092598 gene encoding LOW QUALITY PROTEIN: protocadherin gamma-A11 (The sequence of the model RefSeq protein was modified relative to this genomic sequence to represent the inferred CDS: inserted 2 bases in 1 codon; deleted 1 base in 1 codon; substituted 1 base at 1 genomic stop codon), producing the protein MESFLSVTISVTAAVANTVPKVLSDLNDLAAPEDPNDILSGPACSLASSVSCYCLECAEHRYFKINENKIIPFYPLPSAQDPDVGVNSVSKYQPSPHQHFFLHMQRGDYEVKCPELVLELPLEGEKEPVHYLTHTTLDEEDPVRSGTVHIRVTVLDFSDNTPVFTHFVYSISVPENVPVGTSLLTVNATDSDEGGNGEVTKSFRNIKRKATQNESKPFTCVTALNSSLEDNAQSTLSQRTFSRESPLSSYVSINSETDILYALCSFDYEXSQELQLRVTARDPGDPPLSSNVSLTLFILNQNDNAPEILYPAFPTDGSSGVELALCSAEPSYLVTKVVAMDAVXNAWLSCYLLEATEPLRGSFSVILHSGDIRTGWAFLGKDALKQNLLVAVSDNGESPLSATISVTVAVTDSIPEILSDITSQEALGILESSNIMLYLVTEIAAAIGFSCCFVFVFVFLAFNIILLTLKLHQWRRSQLLCSSDTHFLGMPAFQFVGTNGVQAFLQTYSHEVSLTNDSMERQLIFPQSKYADTLLSQQSYKESTL; encoded by the exons ATGGAATCTTTCCTCTCTGTCACTATCAGTGTCACAGCGGCTGTAGCCAACACTGTCCCCAAAGTCCTCTCAGATCTTAATGACCTGGCTGCTCCTGAAGACCCCAATGATATTCTATCTGGTCCTGCCTGTTCTTTGGCTTCATCGGTGTCTTGCTATTGCTTAGAATGTGCAG AGCACCGGTACttcaaaattaatgaaaataaaatcattccaTTCTATCCTCTGCCTTCCGCACAGGACCCGGATGTGGGTGTGAATTCAGTGTCCAAATACCAGCCGAGTCCGCACCAACACTTCTTTCTGCATATGCAGAGAGGAGACTATGAGGTCAAGTGCCCAGAACTGGTGCTGGAACTGCCCCTGGAAGGGGAGAAGGAGCCTGTTCACTATCTCACCCATACAACTTTAGATGAAGAAGATCCGGTCCGCTCTGGCACGGTGCACATTCGAGTGACTGTCCTTGATTTCAGTGACAACACGCCAGTGTTTACTCATTTCGTGTATAGCATTAGTGTCCCCGAGAATGTACCTGTGGGAACATCGCTACTCACGGTGAATGCCACAGACTCGGATGAGGGAGGAAATGGGGAGGTGACCAAATCCTTTAGAAACATCAAAAGGAAAGCAACCCAAAACGAAAGCAAACCTTTCACTTGCG TGACTGCATTGAATTCCAGCCTGGAGGATAATGCCCAAAGCACTCTATCTCAGAGGACATTCTCCAGGGAGTCACCTCTCTCTTCCTATGTCTCTATTAATTCAGAGACAGATATACTTTATGCTCTGTGCTCCTTTGACTATGAATAGTCCCAGGAACTTCAGCTGAGAGTGACAGCTAGGGACCCTGGGGACCCTCCTCTCAGCAGCAATGTGTCCCTGACTCTGTTCATCCTGAATCAGAATGACAATGCTCCAGAAATCCTGTACCCTGCCTTCCCCACAGATGGCTCCAGTGGAGTGGAGCTGGCCCTATGCTCTGCTGAACCAAGCTACCTGGTGACCAAGGTGGTGGCAATGGATGCAGT GAATGCCTGGCTGTCCTGTTATCTGCTCGAGGCCACAGAGCCT CTCAGAGGGAGCTTCTCTGTGATCCTGCACTCAGGGGACATCAGGACTGGCTGGGCATTTCTGGGCAAAGATGCCCTAAAGCAGAATCTCCTTGTGGCAGTATCAGATAATGGAGAGTCTCCCCTCTCTGCCACCATCAGTGTTACTGTGGCAGTGACTGACAGCATCCCTGAGATCCTCTCAGATATCACCAGCCAGGAAGCTCTTGGTATTCTAGAGAGTTCTAACATCATGCTCTACTTGGTCACAGAAATAGCTGCAGCAATaggtttttcttgttgttttgtttttgtttttgtttttttggctttCAACATCATCTTACTGACACTCAAGCTTCATCAATGGAGAAGATCACAGCTCTTGTGTTCATCTGATACCCATTTCTTGGGCATGCCTGCATTCCAATTTGTGGGCACTAATGGAGTTCAAGCTTTTCTCCAGACATATTCACATGAAGTTTCTCTTACTAATGACTCTATGGAAAGGCAGTTGATTTTCCCCCAGTCCAAATATGCAGACACCCTTCTAAGTCAGCAAAGCTATAAGGAGTCAACATTATAA